From the Vibrio metoecus genome, one window contains:
- a CDS encoding DUF1415 domain-containing protein, whose product MSTETIIQEVDHWLNQVVIGLNLCPFAAKPQRNQQIKIYVSEARDEEALLQHIYDQLLELDTKEPQELETTLVVVPNLLHDFVDYNFYIDWVEALIRQQDWEGVFQVATFHPDYCFAGTDPEDDENLTNRSPYPIFHLIREESMEKVLKHYPNPEAIPETNIARVSSLSAQERKQLFPYLFR is encoded by the coding sequence ATGTCAACGGAAACCATCATTCAAGAAGTCGATCACTGGCTTAATCAGGTCGTGATCGGCTTAAACTTATGCCCATTTGCCGCAAAACCACAGCGTAATCAGCAAATTAAAATCTATGTCAGTGAAGCCCGTGATGAAGAAGCACTGCTGCAACATATTTACGATCAGTTGCTTGAACTTGATACTAAAGAGCCGCAAGAGCTTGAAACCACTCTTGTCGTTGTACCGAACCTGCTGCACGATTTTGTTGATTACAATTTTTACATCGACTGGGTGGAAGCGTTAATTCGCCAGCAAGATTGGGAAGGTGTGTTTCAAGTCGCGACGTTCCATCCTGATTACTGCTTTGCAGGCACAGATCCAGAGGATGATGAGAACCTTACCAACCGCTCACCCTACCCGATCTTTCACCTGATCCGCGAAGAGAGCATGGAAAAAGTGCTGAAACACTACCCAAATCCAGAAGCCATCCCTGAGACCAATATCGCAAGAGTCAGCAGCCTTTCTGCACAAGAAAGAAAACAGCTTTTCCCTTATCTGTTTCGCTAA
- a CDS encoding Ig-like domain-containing protein, translating into MNDFEKGANSGDYQVVMTDGFGSTAEATVTLKESNVDESGSFVAQTVTYAENQVADAVVGTLSGGDLDGVTSYQFKHTDGSLHNTSQDGFYTIDANGNIRITAAGVASDVNDFEKGANSGDYQVVMTDGFGSTAEATVTLKESNVDESGSFVAQTVTYAENQVADAVVGTLSGGDLDGVTSYQFKHTDGSLHNTSQDGFYTIDANGNIRITAAGVASDVNDFEKGANSGDYQVVMTDGFGSTAEATVTLKESNVDESGSFVAQTVTYAENQVADAVVGTLSGGDLDGVTSYQFKHTDGSLHNTSQDGFYTIDANGNIRITAAGVASDVNDFEKGANSGDYQVVMTDGFGSTAEATVTLKESNVDESGSFVAQTVTYAENQVADAVVGTLSGGDLDGVTSYQFKHTDGSLHNTSQDGFYTIDANGNIRITAAGVASDVNDFEKGANSGDYQVVMTDGFGSTAEATVTLKESNVDESGSFVAQTVTYAENQVADAVVGTLSGGDLDGVTSYQFKHTDGSLHNTSQDGFYTIDANGNIRITAAGVASDVNDFEKGANSGDYQVVMTDGFGSTAEATVTLKESNVDESGSFVAQTVTYAENQVADAVVGTLSGGDLDGVTSYQFKHTDGSLHNTSQDGFYTIDANGNIRITAAGVASDVNDFEKGANSGDYQVVMTDGFGSTAEATVTLKESNVDESGSFVAQTVTYAENQVADAVVGTLSGGDLDGVTSYQFKHTDGSLHNTSQDGFYTIDANGNIRITAAGVASDVNDFEKGANSGDYQVVMTDGFGSTAEATVTLKESNVDESGSFVAQTVTYAENQVADAVVGTLSGGDLDGVTSYQFKHTDGSLHNTSQDGFYTIDANGNIRITAAGVASDVNDFEKGANSGDYQVVMTDGFGSTAEATVTLKESNVDESGSFVAQTVTYAENQVADAVVGTLSGGDLDGVTSYQFKHTDGSLHNTSQDGFYTIDANGNIRITAAGVASDVNDFEKGANSGDYQVVMTDGFGSTAEATVTLKESNVDESGSFVAQTVTYAENQVADAVVGTLSGGDLDGVTSYQFKHTDGSLHNTSQDGFYTIDANGNIRITAAGVASDVNDFEKGANSGDYQVVMTDGFGSTAEATVTLKESNVDESGSFVAQTVTYAENQVADAVVGTLSGGDLDGVTSYQFKHTDGSLHNTSQDGFYTIDANGNIRITAAGVASDVNDFEKGANSGDYQVVMTDGFGSTAEATVTLKESNVDESGSFVAQTVTYAENQVADAVVGTLSGGDLDGVTSYQFKHTDGSLHNTSQDGFYTIDANGNIRITAAGVASDVNDFEKGANSGDYQVVMTDGFGSTAEATVTLKESNVDESGSFVAQTVTYAENQVADAVVGTLSGGDLDGVTSYQFKHTDGSLHNTSQDGFYTIDANGNIRITAAGVASDVNDFEKGANSGDYQVVMTDGFGSTAEATVTLKESNVDESGSFVAQTVTYAENQVADAVVGTLSGGDLDGVTSYQFKHTDGSLHNTSQDGFYTIDANGNIRITAAGVASDVNDFEKGANSGDYQVVMTDGFGSTAEATVTLKESNVDESGSFVAQTVTYAENQVADAVVGTLSGGDLDGVTSYQFKHTDGSLHNTSQDGFYTIDANGNIRITAAGVASDVNDFEKGANSGDYQVVMTDGFGSTAEATVTLKESNVDESGSFVAQTVTYAENQVADAVVGTLSGGDLDGVTSYQFKHTDGSLHNTSQDGFYTIDANGNIRITAAGVASDVNDFEKGANSGDYQVVMTDGFGSTAEATVTLKESNVDESGSFVAQTVTYAENQVADAVVGTLSGGDLDGVTSYQFKHTDGSLHNTSQDGFYTIDANGNIRITAAGVASDVNDFEKGANSGDYQVVMTDGFGSTAEATVTLKESNVDESGSFVAQTVTYAENQVADAVVGTLSGGDLDGVTSYQFKHTDGSLHNTSQDGFYTIDANGNIRITAAGVASDVNDFEKGANSGDYQVVMTDGFGSTAEATVTLKESNVDEALNISGLNGANAELTVHESHLSGGSSPDHSALSKVGSFSFTSIDGLASLVIAGHSFSVAELLALNSSEATISTPYGELTLTGFSGDLTGGTVQYEYTLNENVDNDSTTNANDTDYTDHISVTVIDVDGSQITDSLDVKIVDDVSTALDDRGEVDIVVDSFTVSGVVANWTSWSNGTNVTTFDGTNAPNGGGLDNDSGKDQIRWGQPASSYSSGYGFIDNDSALNGEFALNQDIILGTFTHYNYPVYSGGAITSASMDVAFSVTDAHGVLTPVTLKLNFDHNETPNTNDPEASKDIIKVGNTNVTFENAGALYTLQVIGFRIPGTNQIVTEIRTGENATNSYELVVRVGPGEGYELPSTSGNVLANDVSGADVDMTVVGAASGNHVSSGVSGSVGSMIAGLYGNLILLADGSYTYQVTANASSIPNDAIEIFTYTMKDGDGDTSTALLSINVNRVTMADFNANQDHKVGLEDTVVAGNVLDNDGSKNTSVDHFTVGNDATSHVVGSPVSLEQGELTLNSDGSYTFKPADNWNGEVPVITYTTNTGKTSTLAITITPVDDATVTQPDHKSIAEDSIATGNVLANDSDIDSALSVTSFHVEGVNGVYTAGNTMYQLAEGTLVLKANGDYTFDPKDNWSGSLPQITYTTNTGATGTLNIHVDAVADAPNLTINGYTSVAAINFEDARLNGSWDGVVANQIKGLNTIGTWHTSNNSGKVEIGYENIYVSGGSSTNKVMEIEFNNGDKTLYTDIHAQAGRFYELDFDIAARAGSVNSSGLTIKLVPLNAYGVPILAEAITLYDFNPTNANWLRDQKVTLPIDQTGEYRLLFESDDANSYGAILDNLAFKVVDNMGYRGDFIKLSEISTSLNDTDTSETLSLKLKGMPEGSILKDDQGHEVTVGSNGEVDITGWDYSSLQIKAPNHGNFNITVEATATESSNQDSATTSATIPVTVLHPNEYVGRGGVDSFLLTKTDGDNANLNIALNAYYEGTTAIAPVTQQVAVTIDTDLVIHSGDSNDYIDLGISRADNTVYTGSSIPNFNNSTPSQSTLADSAFMKNDVITDHDGVLLQSVQSQIQPITDTVNLGSGNDTVYGGGGNLAAYGGAGNDTLIGGDGNDALRGGADNDYLSGGRGNDVLRGDSGNDVLIGGLGSDILTGGSGDDLFKWVDGDLDNSKDRITDFTIGQDKIDLSDLFPDETRTLDQLLNSHVIEISGQGQNSEIVINKGSTEHVTIQLDGVAAIDLLSNLENIIHLKD; encoded by the coding sequence GTGAACGACTTCGAGAAAGGCGCGAACAGCGGCGACTACCAAGTGGTGATGACCGACGGCTTCGGCTCGACAGCGGAAGCGACGGTGACCCTGAAAGAGAGCAACGTGGATGAGTCAGGCTCGTTCGTTGCGCAGACGGTGACGTACGCGGAAAACCAAGTGGCGGACGCGGTGGTTGGCACCTTGTCGGGCGGCGACCTAGACGGCGTGACGAGTTACCAGTTCAAGCACACAGACGGCTCGTTACACAACACCAGTCAAGATGGCTTCTACACCATCGATGCGAACGGCAATATCCGCATCACGGCCGCGGGCGTGGCGTCGGACGTGAACGACTTCGAGAAAGGCGCGAACAGCGGCGACTACCAAGTGGTGATGACCGACGGCTTCGGCTCGACAGCGGAAGCGACGGTGACCCTGAAAGAGAGCAACGTGGATGAGTCAGGCTCGTTCGTTGCGCAGACGGTGACGTACGCGGAAAACCAAGTGGCGGACGCGGTGGTTGGCACCTTGTCGGGCGGCGACCTAGACGGCGTGACGAGTTACCAGTTCAAGCACACAGACGGCTCGTTACACAACACCAGTCAAGATGGCTTCTACACCATCGATGCGAACGGCAATATCCGCATCACGGCCGCGGGCGTGGCGTCGGACGTGAACGACTTCGAGAAAGGCGCGAACAGCGGCGACTACCAAGTGGTGATGACCGACGGCTTCGGCTCGACAGCGGAAGCGACGGTGACCCTGAAAGAGAGCAACGTGGATGAGTCAGGCTCGTTCGTTGCGCAGACGGTGACGTACGCGGAAAACCAAGTGGCGGACGCGGTGGTTGGCACCTTGTCGGGCGGCGACCTAGACGGCGTGACGAGTTACCAGTTCAAGCACACAGACGGCTCGTTACACAACACCAGTCAAGATGGCTTCTACACCATCGATGCGAACGGCAATATCCGCATCACGGCCGCGGGCGTGGCGTCGGACGTGAACGACTTCGAGAAAGGCGCGAACAGCGGCGACTACCAAGTGGTGATGACCGACGGCTTCGGCTCGACAGCGGAAGCGACGGTGACCCTGAAAGAGAGCAACGTGGATGAGTCAGGCTCGTTCGTTGCGCAGACGGTGACGTACGCGGAAAACCAAGTGGCGGACGCGGTGGTTGGCACCTTGTCGGGCGGCGACCTAGACGGCGTGACGAGTTACCAGTTCAAGCACACAGACGGCTCGTTACACAACACCAGTCAAGATGGCTTCTACACCATCGATGCGAACGGCAATATCCGCATCACGGCCGCGGGCGTGGCGTCGGACGTGAACGACTTCGAGAAAGGCGCGAACAGCGGCGACTACCAAGTGGTGATGACCGACGGCTTCGGCTCGACAGCGGAAGCGACGGTGACCCTGAAAGAGAGCAACGTGGATGAGTCAGGCTCGTTCGTTGCGCAGACGGTGACGTACGCGGAAAACCAAGTGGCGGACGCGGTGGTTGGCACCTTGTCGGGCGGCGACCTAGACGGCGTGACGAGTTACCAGTTCAAGCACACAGACGGCTCGTTACACAACACCAGTCAAGATGGCTTCTACACCATCGATGCGAACGGCAATATCCGCATCACGGCCGCGGGCGTGGCGTCGGACGTGAACGACTTCGAGAAAGGCGCGAACAGCGGCGACTACCAAGTGGTGATGACCGACGGCTTCGGCTCGACAGCGGAAGCGACGGTGACCCTGAAAGAGAGCAACGTGGATGAGTCAGGCTCGTTCGTTGCGCAGACGGTGACGTACGCGGAAAACCAAGTGGCGGACGCGGTGGTTGGCACCTTGTCGGGCGGCGACCTAGACGGCGTGACGAGTTACCAGTTCAAGCACACAGACGGCTCGTTACACAACACCAGTCAAGATGGCTTCTACACCATCGATGCGAACGGCAATATCCGCATCACGGCCGCGGGCGTGGCGTCGGACGTGAACGACTTCGAGAAAGGCGCGAACAGCGGCGACTACCAAGTGGTGATGACCGACGGCTTCGGCTCGACAGCGGAAGCGACGGTGACCCTGAAAGAGAGCAACGTGGATGAGTCAGGCTCGTTCGTTGCGCAGACGGTGACGTACGCGGAAAACCAAGTGGCGGACGCGGTGGTTGGCACCTTGTCGGGCGGCGACCTAGACGGCGTGACGAGTTACCAGTTCAAGCACACAGACGGCTCGTTACACAACACCAGTCAAGATGGCTTCTACACCATCGATGCGAACGGCAATATCCGCATCACGGCCGCGGGCGTGGCGTCGGACGTGAACGACTTCGAGAAAGGCGCGAACAGCGGCGACTACCAAGTGGTGATGACCGACGGCTTCGGCTCGACAGCGGAAGCGACGGTGACCCTGAAAGAGAGCAACGTGGATGAGTCAGGCTCGTTCGTTGCGCAGACGGTGACGTACGCGGAAAACCAAGTGGCGGACGCGGTGGTTGGCACCTTGTCGGGCGGCGACCTAGACGGCGTGACGAGTTACCAGTTCAAGCACACAGACGGCTCGTTACACAACACCAGTCAAGATGGCTTCTACACCATCGATGCGAACGGCAATATCCGCATCACGGCCGCGGGCGTGGCGTCGGACGTGAACGACTTCGAGAAAGGCGCGAACAGCGGCGACTACCAAGTGGTGATGACCGACGGCTTCGGCTCGACAGCGGAAGCGACGGTGACCCTGAAAGAGAGCAACGTGGATGAGTCAGGCTCGTTCGTTGCGCAGACGGTGACGTACGCGGAAAACCAAGTGGCGGACGCGGTGGTTGGCACCTTGTCGGGCGGCGACCTAGACGGCGTGACGAGTTACCAGTTCAAGCACACAGACGGCTCGTTACACAACACCAGTCAAGATGGCTTCTACACCATCGATGCGAACGGCAATATCCGCATCACGGCCGCGGGCGTGGCGTCGGACGTGAACGACTTCGAGAAAGGCGCGAACAGCGGCGACTACCAAGTGGTGATGACCGACGGCTTCGGCTCGACAGCGGAAGCGACGGTGACCCTGAAAGAGAGCAACGTGGATGAGTCAGGCTCGTTCGTTGCGCAGACGGTGACGTACGCGGAAAACCAAGTGGCGGACGCGGTGGTTGGCACCTTGTCGGGCGGCGACCTAGACGGCGTGACGAGTTACCAGTTCAAGCACACAGACGGCTCGTTACACAACACCAGTCAAGATGGCTTCTACACCATCGATGCGAACGGCAATATCCGCATCACGGCCGCGGGCGTGGCGTCGGACGTGAACGACTTCGAGAAAGGCGCGAACAGCGGCGACTACCAAGTGGTGATGACCGACGGCTTCGGCTCGACAGCGGAAGCGACGGTGACCCTGAAAGAGAGCAACGTGGATGAGTCAGGCTCGTTCGTTGCGCAGACGGTGACGTACGCGGAAAACCAAGTGGCGGACGCGGTGGTTGGCACCTTGTCGGGCGGCGACCTAGACGGCGTGACGAGTTACCAGTTCAAGCACACAGACGGCTCGTTACACAACACCAGTCAAGATGGCTTCTACACCATCGATGCGAACGGCAATATCCGCATCACGGCCGCGGGCGTGGCGTCGGACGTGAACGACTTCGAGAAAGGCGCGAACAGCGGCGACTACCAAGTGGTGATGACCGACGGCTTCGGCTCGACAGCGGAAGCGACGGTGACCCTGAAAGAGAGCAACGTGGATGAGTCAGGCTCGTTCGTTGCGCAGACGGTGACGTACGCGGAAAACCAAGTGGCGGACGCGGTGGTTGGCACCTTGTCGGGCGGCGACCTAGACGGCGTGACGAGTTACCAGTTCAAGCACACAGACGGCTCGTTACACAACACCAGTCAAGATGGCTTCTACACCATCGATGCGAACGGCAATATCCGCATCACGGCCGCGGGCGTGGCGTCGGACGTGAACGACTTCGAGAAAGGCGCGAACAGCGGCGACTACCAAGTGGTGATGACCGACGGCTTCGGCTCGACAGCGGAAGCGACGGTGACCCTGAAAGAGAGCAACGTGGATGAGTCAGGCTCGTTCGTTGCGCAGACGGTGACGTACGCGGAAAACCAAGTGGCGGACGCGGTGGTTGGCACCTTGTCGGGCGGCGACCTAGACGGCGTGACGAGTTACCAGTTCAAGCACACAGACGGCTCGTTACACAACACCAGTCAAGATGGCTTCTACACCATCGATGCGAACGGCAATATCCGCATCACGGCCGCGGGCGTGGCGTCGGACGTGAACGACTTCGAGAAAGGCGCGAACAGCGGCGACTACCAAGTGGTGATGACCGACGGCTTCGGCTCGACAGCGGAAGCGACGGTGACCCTGAAAGAGAGCAACGTGGATGAGTCAGGCTCGTTCGTTGCGCAGACGGTGACGTACGCGGAAAACCAAGTGGCGGACGCGGTGGTTGGCACCTTGTCGGGCGGCGACCTAGACGGCGTGACGAGTTACCAGTTCAAGCACACAGACGGCTCGTTACACAACACCAGTCAAGATGGCTTCTACACCATCGATGCGAACGGCAATATCCGCATCACGGCCGCGGGCGTGGCGTCGGACGTGAACGACTTCGAGAAAGGCGCGAACAGCGGCGACTACCAAGTGGTGATGACCGACGGCTTCGGCTCGACAGCGGAAGCGACGGTGACCCTGAAAGAGAGCAACGTGGATGAGTCAGGCTCGTTCGTTGCGCAGACGGTGACGTACGCGGAAAACCAAGTGGCGGACGCGGTGGTTGGCACCTTGTCGGGCGGCGACCTAGACGGCGTGACGAGTTACCAGTTCAAGCACACAGACGGCTCGTTACACAACACCAGTCAAGATGGCTTCTACACCATCGATGCGAACGGCAATATCCGCATCACGGCCGCGGGCGTGGCGTCGGACGTGAACGACTTCGAGAAAGGCGCGAACAGCGGCGACTACCAAGTGGTGATGACCGACGGCTTCGGCTCGACAGCGGAAGCGACGGTGACCCTGAAAGAGAGCAACGTGGATGAGTCAGGCTCGTTCGTTGCGCAGACGGTGACGTACGCGGAAAACCAAGTGGCGGACGCGGTGGTTGGCACCTTGTCGGGCGGCGACCTAGACGGCGTGACGAGTTACCAGTTCAAGCACACAGACGGCTCGTTACACAACACCAGTCAAGATGGCTTCTACACCATCGATGCGAACGGCAATATCCGCATCACGGCCGCGGGCGTGGCGTCGGACGTGAACGACTTCGAGAAAGGCGCGAACAGCGGCGACTACCAAGTGGTGATGACCGACGGCTTCGGCTCGACAGCGGAAGCGACGGTGACCCTGAAAGAGAGCAACGTGGATGAGTCAGGCTCGTTCGTTGCGCAGACGGTGACGTACGCGGAAAACCAAGTGGCGGACGCGGTGGTTGGCACCTTGTCGGGCGGCGACCTAGACGGCGTGACGAGTTACCAGTTCAAGCACACAGACGGCTCGTTACACAACACCAGTCAAGATGGCTTCTACACCATCGATGCGAACGGCAATATCCGCATCACGGCCGCGGGCGTGGCGTCGGACGTGAACGACTTCGAGAAAGGCGCGAACAGCGGCGACTACCAAGTGGTGATGACCGACGGCTTCGGCTCGACAGCGGAAGCGACGGTGACCCTGAAAGAGAGCAACGTGGATGAGTCAGGCTCGTTCGTTGCGCAGACGGTGACGTACGCGGAAAACCAAGTGGCGGACGCGGTGGTTGGCACCTTGTCGGGCGGCGACCTAGACGGCGTGACGAGTTACCAGTTCAAGCACACAGACGGCTCGTTACACAACACCAGTCAAGATGGCTTCTACACCATCGATGCGAACGGCAATATCCGCATCACGGCCGCGGGCGTGGCGTCGGACGTGAACGACTTCGAGAAAGGCGCGAACAGCGGCGACTACCAAGTGGTGATGACCGACGGCTTCGGCTCGACAGCGGAAGCGACGGTGACCCTGAAAGAGAGCAACGTGGATGAAGCGCTTAATATTTCAGGGTTGAATGGGGCTAATGCTGAGTTAACTGTCCATGAATCTCATCTTTCGGGTGGTTCGTCGCCAGATCACTCTGCTCTTAGCAAAGTAGGGAGTTTCAGTTTTACTTCTATTGACGGCTTAGCGTCTTTAGTGATCGCGGGTCATAGTTTTAGTGTGGCAGAACTTCTTGCGTTGAATTCATCTGAAGCAACAATTTCAACGCCTTATGGTGAACTCACCTTGACGGGTTTCAGTGGTGATCTCACTGGTGGAACAGTTCAATACGAATATACGTTGAACGAAAATGTGGATAACGATTCAACCACCAATGCAAATGACACGGACTATACCGATCATATCTCTGTGACTGTGATTGATGTGGATGGCAGCCAGATCACAGATAGCTTAGACGTTAAAATTGTTGATGATGTTTCTACGGCTCTTGATGACCGTGGTGAAGTGGACATTGTTGTTGACAGTTTCACGGTCTCTGGTGTGGTTGCTAACTGGACATCATGGAGTAATGGTACCAACGTAACCACGTTTGATGGCACTAATGCACCAAATGGTGGTGGCTTAGATAATGACAGTGGAAAAGACCAAATCCGTTGGGGTCAACCCGCCAGCTCATACAGCTCTGGCTACGGATTTATCGATAATGATAGTGCGCTAAACGGTGAGTTTGCCTTAAACCAAGATATTATTTTGGGCACTTTTACTCATTACAATTATCCCGTTTATTCAGGTGGTGCGATTACCAGTGCCAGTATGGATGTTGCGTTCTCAGTGACAGATGCCCACGGCGTACTTACACCTGTAACGTTGAAACTGAATTTTGATCACAATGAAACGCCAAATACCAATGATCCAGAAGCCTCAAAAGACATCATTAAAGTTGGTAATACCAATGTGACTTTTGAGAATGCAGGGGCTCTCTATACCTTGCAAGTGATTGGCTTTAGGATCCCTGGCACCAATCAAATTGTGACAGAAATTAGAACGGGTGAAAACGCAACTAACAGCTATGAATTAGTTGTACGTGTTGGACCTGGTGAGGGGTATGAATTGCCATCCACATCAGGCAACGTATTAGCCAATGATGTTTCTGGGGCAGATGTAGATATGACGGTTGTCGGAGCAGCCTCTGGTAATCACGTGAGTTCCGGTGTCTCAGGCAGCGTTGGATCTATGATTGCGGGCCTGTATGGCAATTTGATCTTGCTCGCTGATGGTAGCTACACATACCAAGTGACAGCGAATGCATCTTCAATTCCTAATGATGCGATCGAGATTTTCACTTACACCATGAAAGATGGTGATGGTGATACCTCAACTGCGTTACTTTCTATCAATGTGAACCGAGTTACGATGGCGGATTTCAATGCTAACCAAGATCACAAGGTTGGTTTGGAAGACACCGTGGTGGCCGGTAATGTGTTAGACAATGATGGAAGCAAAAATACCTCAGTGGATCATTTCACGGTAGGTAATGATGCCACTTCTCACGTGGTGGGTAGCCCTGTTAGCTTAGAGCAAGGTGAGCTGACGCTTAATTCGGATGGCAGTTACACATTTAAGCCAGCAGATAACTGGAATGGTGAAGTTCCGGTTATTACCTACACAACCAACACTGGAAAAACGAGCACACTCGCCATCACCATCACCCCTGTTGATGATGCGACGGTTACTCAACCTGATCATAAGTCGATTGCAGAAGATTCTATTGCGACGGGTAATGTGCTGGCCAACGATAGCGATATAGACAGCGCTCTCTCAGTCACCAGCTTCCACGTTGAGGGAGTCAATGGTGTTTATACCGCTGGTAATACGATGTATCAGTTGGCTGAAGGTACTTTAGTGCTTAAGGCAAATGGTGATTATACCTTTGATCCAAAAGATAACTGGAGCGGCTCACTGCCCCAAATTACCTATACGACTAATACCGGAGCGACAGGGACTCTGAACATCCATGTTGATGCGGTGGCTGATGCGCCGAACCTGACCATCAATGGCTATACTTCTGTTGCTGCAATCAATTTCGAGGATGCGAGATTGAATGGCAGTTGGGATGGCGTGGTTGCTAATCAGATTAAAGGTCTGAACACGATTGGAACGTGGCATACCAGCAATAATAGCGGCAAAGTTGAAATCGGTTACGAAAATATCTATGTCTCCGGTGGTTCTTCAACAAATAAAGTCATGGAAATTGAGTTCAATAACGGTGACAAGACGCTGTATACCGATATTCATGCTCAAGCGGGTCGTTTTTATGAGCTAGATTTTGATATTGCAGCTCGTGCTGGCTCTGTGAACAGTTCAGGCTTAACCATTAAGCTTGTTCCTCTGAACGCTTACGGTGTTCCTATCCTTGCAGAGGCGATCACTCTTTATGATTTCAATCCAACCAATGCGAACTGGTTGAGAGATCAAAAAGTTACGCTCCCTATTGATCAAACTGGGGAATATCGTCTGTTGTTTGAAAGCGATGATGCTAACAGCTATGGGGCGATTTTAGATAATTTGGCGTTTAAAGTTGTTGATAATATGGGCTACCGCGGAGATTTCATTAAACTGAGTGAAATTTCCACTTCACTGAATGATACCGATACCTCTGAAACCTTGAGTCTTAAATTAAAAGGAATGCCAGAAGGTTCGATATTGAAAGACGATCAAGGTCATGAAGTTACAGTGGGTTCAAATGGTGAAGTAGATATTACAGGGTGGGATTACAGCAGCTTACAAATTAAGGCGCCGAACCATGGTAATTTCAATATTACCGTTGAAGCTACGGCGACTGAAAGCAGTAACCAAGATAGTGCAACGACGAGTGCGACAATTCCGGTTACGGTATTACATCCGAATGAGTATGTGGGACGTGGCGGTGTTGATTCTTTCTTGTTGACCAAAACCGATGGTGATAATGCTAACTTGAATATTGCGCTCAATGCTTATTATGAAGGCACTACAGCGATCGCACCTGTGACACAACAAGTAGCCGTAACGATTGATACGGACTTGGTGATCCATTCAGGAGATAGTAACGATTACATCGATTTAGGCATTAGTCGCGCGGATAATACGGTTTATACCGGTAGCTCAATTCCTAACTTTAATAATTCCACGCCGTCACAATCTACACTGGCGGATAGCGCGTTTATGAAAAATGACGTGATTACTGATCATGATGGTGTGTTATTACAATCGGTACAAAGCCAAATTCAGCCGATCACTGATACGGTGAATTTAGGTAGTGGTAATGATACCGTTTATGGCGGAGGTGGAAACCTTGCCGCTTATGGCGGAGCGGGTAATGACACTCTGATTGGCGGTGATGGCAACGATGCACTCAGAGGTGGTGCGGATAATGACTATCTTTCAGGAGGTCGTGGTAATGACGTTCTACGTGGTGATTCAGGTAACGACGTTCTGATCGGTGGCCTTGGCAGTGACATCCTAACTGGTGGCTCAGGTGACGATCTCTTTAAATGGGTTGATGGTGATTTAGATAACAGTAAAGACCGGATTACCGACTTTACGATTGGTCAAGACAAGATTGATTTAAGCGATTTGTTCCCTGATGAAACCAGAACTTTAGATCAACTGCTTAATAGCCATGTTATCGAGATCTCGGGTCAGGGACAAAACTCGGAAATCGTTATCAATAAGGGATCTACAGAGCACGTTACAATCCAGCTCGATGGCGTGGCTGCGATTGATTTACTCTCTAATTTGGAAAACATAATCCACCTAAAAGATTAG